A DNA window from Dehalococcoidia bacterium contains the following coding sequences:
- a CDS encoding MFS transporter: MSVLSALGPLVQSKSRKETLLALTAAYMLVQLSSLPVAIALPTIADAFDTGIDDAAWIVIIYLMMLGAFVMLGARMGDRFGHARVFFIGIFLSTVGSGLIALSQELWHIVVWRAVAGLGSAMVMGNANAILAANFEPNERGRAFAVPIIGARFGTLIGLAFFGVLLQFVSWQMVFLTFVPLGVLSIVACIPMVRSQVSVKSERDNGPIDWFGGVLLVAAGVVLVLSGSHLHAGEESYLSSDALTYHLPMHFLFILMLGVFFLVERRVSNPIVDVRHFKEGPFSLSLATNVTYHFSMLATMTLVPILVEEGFGMAPLFVTVVLLPSQALGLFMPMVAGWVYDRYQPRLMRPIMMIMIAGGFLVLSFAASRIPFWALPLLMIPISVGTNMFNPINNATVMNSLPLQHRGVASGMMETTREMGHALGATTAAAVLALALPSGIALLSDASARGFYIQGFQLSSLMVVFVLCFGALLAFFHRAPTFGRPPAPRQQVEGAASAAGGD, from the coding sequence TTGAGCGTACTTTCGGCGTTGGGGCCGTTGGTGCAAAGTAAGAGCCGCAAGGAGACGCTTCTAGCGCTGACCGCGGCCTACATGCTCGTTCAGCTTTCGAGTCTGCCGGTCGCGATCGCTCTCCCGACGATAGCCGACGCGTTCGACACGGGCATTGACGATGCCGCCTGGATTGTCATCATCTATCTGATGATGCTCGGCGCGTTCGTGATGCTCGGCGCGCGGATGGGGGACAGGTTCGGACACGCCCGCGTGTTTTTCATCGGCATTTTCTTGTCGACTGTCGGCTCGGGGTTGATTGCGCTTTCACAGGAGCTTTGGCACATCGTGGTCTGGCGTGCGGTCGCCGGTCTCGGCTCAGCAATGGTCATGGGCAACGCGAACGCGATTCTAGCTGCCAACTTCGAACCTAACGAACGAGGACGGGCCTTCGCGGTGCCGATCATCGGGGCCAGGTTTGGGACGCTTATCGGTCTTGCTTTCTTTGGGGTGTTGCTCCAGTTCGTCAGTTGGCAAATGGTGTTCCTGACATTTGTGCCGCTAGGGGTTCTCTCTATCGTTGCATGTATTCCCATGGTGCGAAGCCAGGTTTCAGTCAAGTCTGAGCGTGACAACGGACCTATAGATTGGTTTGGCGGAGTGTTACTGGTTGCAGCCGGCGTGGTGCTGGTGCTGTCAGGGTCGCATCTTCATGCGGGCGAGGAGTCATACCTGTCCTCGGACGCGCTGACTTACCATCTGCCGATGCACTTCCTGTTCATTCTGATGTTGGGAGTGTTCTTTCTTGTCGAACGCAGGGTGTCAAATCCCATTGTCGACGTTCGGCACTTCAAGGAAGGGCCATTCTCGCTGTCATTGGCCACAAACGTCACGTATCACTTCTCCATGCTGGCGACTATGACGCTGGTGCCGATACTGGTGGAGGAGGGGTTCGGCATGGCGCCACTTTTTGTGACCGTCGTGCTGCTGCCGAGCCAGGCCCTCGGGTTGTTCATGCCCATGGTGGCCGGCTGGGTTTACGATAGATACCAGCCGAGACTGATGCGGCCCATCATGATGATAATGATCGCAGGTGGCTTCCTGGTACTTAGCTTTGCGGCTTCGCGTATTCCGTTCTGGGCTCTGCCCCTGCTGATGATCCCCATCTCTGTGGGGACAAATATGTTCAATCCCATAAACAACGCTACGGTCATGAACTCGCTCCCGCTACAGCATCGCGGCGTGGCGTCAGGGATGATGGAGACAACCCGTGAGATGGGCCACGCGCTCGGCGCGACGACCGCGGCGGCGGTTCTGGCCCTCGCGCTGCCATCTGGTATCGCTCTGCTTTCCGATGCCAGCGCCCGGGGCTTTTACATACAGGGCTTCCAGCTATCAAGTCTGATGGTTGTCTTCGTGCTGTGCTTCGGCGCGCTCCTGGCATTCTTCCACCGTGCTCCGACGTTCGGAAGGCCTCCCGCTCCGCGTCAGCAGGTTGAGGGTGCAGCATCGGCGGCAGGTGGTGACTAG
- a CDS encoding sigma-70 family RNA polymerase sigma factor produces the protein MEEKQANREIVDEIVRRAQAGDQSAFAELYERYYDQIFRYVSFKCGSRLEAEDLTGEVFLRMLESIDKFRFQGFPFTSWLYRIAHNLVVDNFRRKGRKPTVPLDKVLHFSSEKDGEMENQAQISWSMGEVVEAMSSLTDLQREVITLRFVAGLSIAETADAVGRKENAVKALQHAGIRKLRNLMTHPGPFAVVTPEPEL, from the coding sequence ATGGAAGAGAAGCAGGCGAATCGCGAGATCGTCGATGAGATCGTCAGGCGCGCTCAGGCGGGTGACCAGTCTGCTTTTGCCGAACTTTATGAAAGGTACTACGACCAGATCTTCAGATACGTTTCATTCAAGTGCGGCAGCCGACTCGAGGCGGAGGACCTCACAGGAGAGGTGTTCCTGAGAATGCTGGAGTCGATAGATAAGTTCAGGTTCCAGGGATTTCCATTTACGTCGTGGCTGTATCGCATTGCACATAACCTCGTTGTCGACAATTTCCGTCGCAAGGGACGGAAACCCACGGTGCCCCTGGACAAGGTGCTGCACTTCTCAAGCGAGAAAGACGGCGAGATGGAGAACCAGGCCCAGATTAGCTGGAGCATGGGCGAGGTCGTCGAAGCCATGTCCAGCCTGACCGACCTCCAACGGGAGGTAATCACCCTTCGTTTCGTCGCCGGACTGTCCATAGCTGAAACCGCTGATGCGGTCGGCAGAAAGGAAAACGCAGTCAAGGCCCTCCAACATGCAGGCATTCGAAAGCTTAGAAACCTGATGACCCATCCGGGGCCATTTGCAGTTGTGACACCGGAGCCCGAACTGTGA
- a CDS encoding HlyD family efflux transporter periplasmic adaptor subunit, translating to MNLLSRLRRWQKVALVIGLVVIVGIALLVIRNATSSDSTDLEEDQQVVAVRRGDLVNEISVSGSVSFPERENLTFGSQGVVSEVLVKEGERVSAGDVVARLDAETIARLEREVTEANAALRDAQEEMNDLITPPDLTVAEARQSVALAQDALDDANETLSEILAPTDVQITDMAGSVAVAAKALEDAEDALGDLVTPSDLDVASAARSVVEAEIALADLEDSPTALEIAHATDRVARAEVILQDAVEALERYEAGINDEDVSRDLDNARQDLEAGRTNFANAMTDYEVAQRDGEVNADNAQTARDEAGQAYADTFTKWLGIVMLGESLDPDYEMALEGFGVDLASLFATSNRGTGLAFGESIPADDPDTMWNESQVHIWLHFSRQDLETTCDRNDLPPRGTICIEEEFRSAGDAYQEAIDSRARADADALNALAAAQARIDSSQLAIEAAEDRIEDLTEPVDPVVLAQLQSAAKVAEEDLNDARKSLADLTDPSDRLEITADLRDIEVARATLADARDRYAELTESSGTAAAADLTAKVEAARANLDDLKDQQAELLSGQGRDDYPAASHAVEVARLTLDQRQEDLDELLNDPDPVDLDLMTAKLEAAQTLLEESQERLTDASGLRAPSDGFISRVNAEEGEDIEANDVVAVLVDTGLVEVDGSVDEIDVLLIELGVEAEVKMDALPDQSLVGVVSFVGAEPVEQQGGQGGVVSYPVRVEIELPADMKAPEGLSAVASIVLSKETNVLLIPVNAIRGSFDDPIVHLMVNEESVETPVTLGNSDDFWTVVTEGLNEGDMVVAVAPEGQDVQFFSEDNGDDNGGP from the coding sequence ATGAATCTCTTGTCTCGACTGAGGCGCTGGCAGAAGGTCGCCTTGGTCATAGGGCTTGTTGTTATCGTGGGCATAGCATTGCTGGTCATTCGCAACGCAACAAGCTCTGACTCTACAGACCTTGAGGAAGACCAGCAGGTCGTCGCTGTACGGCGGGGCGATCTTGTAAATGAGATATCCGTCAGCGGCAGCGTCAGCTTTCCAGAACGCGAGAACTTGACCTTCGGTTCGCAGGGTGTGGTCTCAGAGGTACTCGTCAAGGAGGGTGAGCGCGTCTCGGCCGGCGACGTGGTAGCAAGGCTCGATGCCGAGACGATCGCGCGACTCGAACGGGAAGTCACTGAAGCAAACGCCGCGCTCAGGGATGCCCAGGAGGAGATGAACGATCTGATCACGCCTCCTGACCTAACCGTCGCAGAAGCAAGGCAGTCAGTTGCCCTGGCGCAGGACGCGCTCGATGATGCCAACGAGACTCTCAGCGAGATACTCGCCCCCACAGATGTGCAGATTACCGATATGGCTGGCAGCGTTGCGGTCGCCGCAAAGGCGCTTGAAGATGCAGAGGACGCCCTGGGTGATCTGGTGACTCCATCCGATCTGGACGTTGCCAGTGCCGCTCGCAGCGTTGTAGAAGCCGAGATTGCGCTCGCCGACCTCGAAGATTCTCCTACGGCACTCGAGATCGCTCACGCTACTGACAGAGTAGCCAGGGCCGAGGTTATTCTTCAGGACGCGGTAGAGGCCCTGGAACGATACGAGGCGGGTATCAACGATGAAGATGTATCGAGAGATCTTGATAATGCGCGACAGGACCTAGAAGCAGGCAGGACCAACTTCGCCAATGCCATGACGGACTATGAGGTAGCCCAGCGCGATGGCGAGGTCAATGCCGACAACGCGCAGACTGCACGGGATGAAGCCGGGCAAGCCTATGCTGACACCTTCACCAAGTGGCTAGGTATCGTCATGCTGGGGGAATCGCTTGACCCCGACTACGAAATGGCCCTAGAGGGTTTCGGTGTCGATCTTGCATCCCTGTTCGCGACTTCGAATCGCGGTACCGGACTGGCGTTCGGCGAATCGATTCCTGCAGATGATCCCGACACGATGTGGAACGAATCCCAGGTCCACATATGGCTGCACTTTTCGAGACAAGACCTGGAAACCACATGCGATCGCAACGATCTCCCTCCGCGTGGCACTATCTGCATCGAGGAGGAGTTTCGCTCAGCAGGTGATGCCTACCAAGAGGCTATCGACAGCAGAGCGAGGGCCGACGCCGATGCACTCAACGCCCTCGCTGCAGCGCAGGCAAGAATAGACTCCTCACAGTTGGCAATCGAAGCAGCAGAGGACCGCATCGAAGATCTCACCGAACCCGTTGACCCCGTCGTGTTGGCGCAATTGCAGTCGGCTGCTAAGGTCGCCGAGGAGGACCTCAATGACGCCAGGAAGAGTCTCGCGGACCTGACCGACCCATCTGACAGGCTGGAAATTACCGCCGACCTACGAGATATCGAGGTTGCCCGCGCGACTCTCGCAGACGCGCGAGATCGTTATGCAGAACTGACCGAGTCATCTGGCACCGCTGCGGCTGCGGATCTCACCGCGAAAGTAGAGGCTGCTCGCGCGAACCTGGATGACCTGAAAGACCAGCAGGCTGAACTCCTTTCGGGACAGGGTCGGGACGACTACCCCGCCGCATCCCATGCTGTCGAAGTGGCGCGGCTGACTCTCGATCAGCGACAGGAGGACCTGGACGAGCTTCTCAATGACCCGGACCCAGTCGACCTGGACCTTATGACTGCCAAGTTGGAGGCAGCGCAGACGCTGCTCGAAGAGTCCCAGGAACGACTCACGGACGCGTCAGGGCTACGAGCACCATCGGACGGCTTCATCTCCCGTGTGAACGCCGAAGAGGGAGAGGACATCGAGGCGAATGACGTGGTGGCCGTGCTGGTAGACACCGGACTCGTGGAGGTTGACGGGTCTGTAGACGAGATAGATGTCCTCCTGATCGAGCTGGGTGTAGAAGCGGAAGTGAAGATGGATGCACTGCCCGATCAGTCCCTGGTTGGCGTAGTATCGTTCGTCGGCGCGGAACCCGTGGAACAGCAGGGAGGACAGGGAGGAGTCGTAAGCTACCCTGTCCGCGTCGAAATAGAACTTCCAGCGGACATGAAGGCGCCGGAGGGGCTGAGCGCCGTTGCCTCCATAGTTCTCAGTAAGGAGACTAACGTTCTCCTGATACCCGTAAATGCCATTCGAGGCAGTTTCGACGACCCCATTGTTCATCTAATGGTCAACGAGGAGTCAGTTGAAACCCCAGTCACACTCGGAAACAGCGATGATTTCTGGACCGTCGTTACCGAAGGCCTGAACGAGGGAGACATGGTGGTCGCTGTAGCGCCAGAGGGTCAGGACGTGCAGTTCTTCTCTGAAGACAACGGAGATGATAACGGCGGCCCCTGA
- a CDS encoding ABC transporter ATP-binding protein, translating into MITLEEVTKIYRMGEVEVGALQGVSLEIEEGEMVAVIGPSGSGKSTLMNVVGCLDAPSSGRYELDGQDISTMSDSRLSEIRGRQIGFVFQTYNLLPRLTARANVELPLMYNSGPDRRRRALDALEMVGLGDRANHKPTELSGGQQQRVGIARALVKEPSIMLADEPTGNLDSTSSEEIMTLLKDLNREQGLTLMIVTHEFDIAAETNRIISMLDGRIVGDSHRDTWSPGAEPWPGGARPGVGQAPLESAESSTA; encoded by the coding sequence CTGATCACACTGGAAGAAGTCACGAAGATATACAGGATGGGTGAGGTAGAAGTGGGCGCCCTGCAGGGAGTCTCCCTGGAGATCGAAGAAGGCGAGATGGTCGCCGTAATCGGCCCCTCTGGCTCGGGCAAGTCGACGCTCATGAACGTCGTGGGCTGCCTCGATGCTCCATCCAGCGGACGCTATGAGCTTGACGGTCAGGACATAAGCACGATGTCGGACAGCCGCCTCTCGGAGATCCGTGGCAGGCAGATTGGCTTCGTCTTCCAGACCTACAATCTGCTTCCCAGGCTAACGGCTCGAGCAAATGTCGAGCTACCGCTGATGTACAACAGCGGCCCAGACCGAAGGCGCCGCGCGCTGGACGCGCTCGAGATGGTCGGGCTTGGCGACCGGGCCAACCACAAGCCAACCGAGCTGTCAGGTGGCCAGCAGCAACGTGTGGGCATAGCCAGAGCTCTGGTCAAGGAGCCGAGTATCATGCTGGCAGATGAGCCAACCGGGAACCTGGACAGCACGTCCAGCGAGGAGATCATGACTCTGCTCAAGGACCTCAACCGCGAGCAGGGACTGACCCTGATGATCGTGACGCATGAGTTCGACATAGCCGCGGAAACCAACCGGATTATCTCGATGCTGGACGGTCGGATCGTAGGTGACAGCCACAGGGACACCTGGTCCCCTGGCGCAGAGCCTTGGCCAGGCGGCGCAAGGCCAGGTGTCGGGCAAGCCCCACTGGAGTCCGCGGAGTCTTCCACAGCGTGA
- a CDS encoding ABC transporter permease — protein sequence MNPLDIMLTALSSLASNKLRAALTLLGIVIGVTAVIVLISLGQGVQKSITSEFESLGTNLITVTPGSSDGDGFGAFFGSGGDEATLTLNDAYALLDPVSAPSVVAVAPEINTWARVEYGRSSDDTTILGVTADYDDVRLYVAEQGEFISPVHVRDSASVAVLGAGISESLFGLRSPVGQTIKLNGKPFTIIGVLESKEGGFFGFLDRNIMIPLTTAHYRLNFHPNSRGEIQVGSISVQAASSEVAGSAEREIRDILRLRHRIVEADDFTITTQEQALQAIESAIGAFTIFLGSIAAISLLVGGIGIMNIMFVTVTERTREIGIRKAMGAKRRDIMLQFVTEAAVLSFGGGLAGLALGGLITMAMNGQEFLGGPTLETSLDIQVTILALGVSIGIGLFFGIYPAMRAARLHPIDALRYE from the coding sequence GTGAACCCCCTCGACATAATGCTCACGGCGCTGTCTTCGCTGGCGTCGAACAAGCTCCGAGCTGCACTTACCCTGCTTGGCATTGTGATCGGCGTAACTGCCGTGATCGTACTCATCTCTCTCGGGCAGGGAGTGCAGAAGTCGATCACGTCGGAGTTCGAATCGCTTGGTACCAACCTGATCACCGTTACCCCAGGCTCGAGCGATGGCGACGGATTCGGTGCATTCTTCGGTTCTGGCGGAGATGAAGCCACCCTGACGCTGAACGACGCCTATGCCCTACTAGACCCTGTCAGCGCGCCGTCTGTGGTCGCCGTCGCACCGGAGATCAACACCTGGGCTCGTGTCGAATACGGGAGGAGTTCGGACGACACTACCATCCTGGGAGTAACGGCCGACTACGACGATGTGCGCCTCTACGTCGCTGAGCAGGGCGAATTCATCTCACCAGTCCATGTACGCGACTCAGCTTCCGTCGCTGTATTGGGCGCCGGAATTTCGGAGTCGCTGTTCGGACTTCGAAGTCCGGTAGGTCAGACCATCAAGCTCAATGGCAAGCCGTTCACTATCATCGGGGTGCTGGAGAGCAAGGAGGGTGGGTTCTTCGGTTTCCTGGACCGAAACATAATGATCCCCCTGACCACGGCCCACTACCGTCTCAACTTCCACCCCAACTCCAGGGGGGAGATCCAGGTCGGAAGCATCAGCGTTCAGGCGGCATCCAGCGAGGTCGCGGGGAGTGCGGAACGAGAGATCAGGGACATCCTCCGGCTGCGCCACCGCATCGTCGAAGCTGACGACTTCACCATCACAACACAGGAGCAGGCGCTGCAAGCGATCGAGAGTGCGATCGGGGCGTTCACGATCTTTCTCGGCAGCATCGCCGCCATCAGCCTCCTCGTCGGCGGTATCGGAATTATGAACATCATGTTCGTCACCGTGACCGAGCGCACGCGTGAAATCGGCATCCGCAAGGCAATGGGCGCGAAGCGTCGCGACATCATGCTGCAGTTCGTGACGGAGGCCGCCGTGCTCAGTTTCGGCGGCGGACTGGCGGGGCTCGCACTTGGTGGTCTAATCACAATGGCGATGAACGGACAGGAGTTTCTTGGCGGTCCGACGTTGGAAACCTCCCTGGACATCCAGGTCACGATACTGGCGCTGGGAGTATCTATCGGCATCGGCCTCTTCTTCGGGATATATCCCGCGATGCGGGCCGCAAGGCTCCACCCCATCGACGCCCTGCGCTACGAGTAA